A DNA window from Vigna angularis cultivar LongXiaoDou No.4 chromosome 1, ASM1680809v1, whole genome shotgun sequence contains the following coding sequences:
- the LOC108335813 gene encoding molybdenum cofactor sulfurase — MHSSRAEPAASQPCFNGCFPSPFLASERTHKPKVNNVTSSHDDFAAATSSSLHPHTQFTNPDSLPSLHDSYISFTKAFPHFSATSQVDQIRAQEYHHLNHSNACFDYTGYGLFSYAQQQRPCPNASIVSSSSSSSFSHFTPDASFFDVSYRSVNLQSQVLYGGHQSELEARIRKRIMSFMNLSEAEYTLVFIANEVSAFKIVADSFQFQSNRRLLTVYDHSSEALDVMIESCKKQGVRVLSSEFSWPNLGIQRRKLKKMVMNKRDKRKGGLFVFPLHSRVTGTPYSYGWMSTAQENGWCVLLDVCALKPKEMDTLGMLLFKPDFMVCSFYKVFGENPSGVGCLFVKKSSVSALKDPCNATNIGIISLVPASKPEAEQVVIETETAHLQEGPSSTSEIEELSTPFDSSTDRNRLGTKNESSEIQCRGLDHADSVGLLLISNRTKYLVNWLVNALMSLKHPHHENKLSLIRVYGPKISSFRGPAVAFNIFDWKGEKIDPALVQKLADRKNICLNSSFLRNIRFYDKNEEERVCEVEGLGMSKKTRSHESGIYVVTAALGLLTNFEDIYRLWAFLSRFLDADFVEKEKWRYIALNQKTVEV, encoded by the coding sequence ATGCACTCATCTCGTGCTGAACCAGCAGCCTCACAACCCTGCTTTAATGGCTGCTTTCCTTCTCCATTTCTTGCCTCCGAGAGGACCCATAAGCCTAAAGTCAACAATGTAACTTCATCACACGATGACTTCGCCGCAGCCACATCCTCTAGCCTTCACCCTCACACACAATTCACCAACCCCGACTCCCTTCCATCTCTGCACGACTCATACATCAGCTTCACCAAAGCATTCCCTCACTTTTCTGCTACTTCTCAGGTTGATCAAATTCGAGCCCAAGAATACCATCACTTGAACCACTCCAACGCCTGCTTCGATTACACTGGATATGGCCTTTTCTCCTACGCTCAGCAACAGAGACCTTGCCCCAATGCTTCcattgtttcttcttcttcatcctcatcaTTCTCGCACTTTACACCAGACGCCTCCTTCTTTGATGTATCCTACAGGTCGGTGAACTTGCAGTCCCAGGTTCTCTACGGTGGGCACCAGTCAGAACTGGAAGCCAGAATCAGAAAGAGAATCATGTCTTTCATGAATCTCTCTGAAGCTGAGTACACCCTGGTTTTCATTGCCAATGAGGTATCTGCTTTTAAAATTGTTGCCGATTCTTTCCAATTTCAATCCAATAGACGCCTCCTCACAGTGTATGACCACAGCAGCGAGGCATTGGATGTGATGATTGAGAGTTGCAAGAAGCAAGGGGTGCGTGTCTTGTCATCGGAATTCTCCTGGCCCAATCTCGGAATCCAGAGGAGGAAGCTAAAGAAGATGGTCATGAATAAAAGGGATAAGAGAAAGGGTGGTTTATTTGTTTTCCCACTTCATTCAAGGGTAACCGGAACACCATATTCCTACGGTTGGATGTCCACGGCTCAGGAAAATGGGTGGTGCGTCTTGCTTGATGTGTGTGCATTGAAACCTAAGGAAATGGACACCTTGGGTATGTTACTTTTTAAGCCTGATTTTATGGTTTGCTCCTTTTACAAAGTTTTTGGTGAAAACCCCTCGGGTGTTGGGTgcttatttgttaaaaaatctaGTGTGTCTGCTTTGAAAGATCCTTGCAATGCCACAAACATAGGAATCATAAGCCTTGTCCCAGCATCTAAACCTGAGGCTGAACAAGTAGTGATTGAAACTGAAACGGCTCATCTGCAAGAAGGGCCATCATCAACCTCAGAAATTGAAGAGTTAAGCACACCCTTTGACTCATCCACGGATAGAAACAGATTAGGTACTAAAAATGAAAGCTCAGAGATTCAATGTAGAGGATTAGACCATGCAGACTCAGTGGGTTTATTACTGATCAGTAACAGGACCAAGTATCTGGTCAATTGGCTGGTTAATGCTCTGATGAGTCTTAAACATCCGCATCATGAAAATAAGCTTTCCCTAATTAGGGTCTATGGGCCTAAGATAAGTTCTTTCCGTGGACCTGCTGTggcatttaatatatttgactGGAAAGGGGAAAAAATCGATCCTGCACTTGTGCAGAAGCTAGCTGATAGGAAGAACATATGTTTAAACAGCTCATTTTTGAGAAATATAAGGTTCTATGACAAAAATGAAGAGGAGAGAGTTTGTGAGGTTGAAGGGTTGGGGATGTCGAAGAAGACACGTAGCCATGAATCTGGGATATATGTTGTGACTGCTGCACTGGGTCTCTTGACAAACTTTGAAGATATTTACAGACTATGGGCTTTTCTTTCTAGGTTCCTGGATGCAGACTTTGTGGAGAAAGAGAAATGGAGATACATAGCTCTAAATCAAAAGActgttgaagtatga